A genomic window from Diospyros lotus cultivar Yz01 chromosome 2, ASM1463336v1, whole genome shotgun sequence includes:
- the LOC127795341 gene encoding ankyrin repeat-containing protein ITN1-like yields MEESQLRGKIEQSLHEAALQGDTALLNQILAKDPLILRRVKVGCFVHTPLHVAAFEGKLEFVQALLAKNKGLARILDPRRWSALHLAAAQGHCQIVRELVRANPDMCATLKGRNPLHLATMEGDVCVLTVFLEDKTYWNHELLKAKDSSGNTIFHLAVKHKKFEAMEFLVKKVEDELKGKNIRKPANPLNTINECGYITLDILEEIKADVPEFDNVKEMFRKANALKASEVNQVEWLSKKRDALMVVASLIATMAFQVGVSPPGGFWQENSADHRAGEAVMAFNFPDSYPLFLRANTIRFVASVSMILFLVTGWPFKKKFLMWILVLIMWLTVTSMAFTYAFSITVITPKKDREPLSDTLFIAVIAWCSVMALLIVAHTIRLLNRWLKIS; encoded by the exons ATGGAAGAGAGCCAATTGCGTGGGAAGATTGAGCAGAGTCTCCATGAGGCAGCCCTTCAAGGGGACACAGCCTTGTTGAATCAAATTCTCGCCAAGGATCCATTGATTCTCCGACGAGTAAAGGTAGGTTGTTTCGTCCACACTCCTCTCCACGTGGCGGCATTCGAGGGGAAGTTGGAATTCGTTCAGGCGCTGTTGGCGAAGAATAAGGGGCTCGCCCGAATACTGGACCCGCGGCGGTGGTCGGCGCTTCACCTGGCGGCTGCGCAAGGACATTGCCAGATCGTGAGAGAATTAGTGAGAGCTAACCCCGACATGTGCGCGACTCTCAAAGGGAGAAATCCGCTTCACCTGGCGACCATGGAGGGTGATGTCTGTGTGTTGACTGTGTTCCTTGAAGACAAAACCTATTGGAATCATGAGTTGCTCAAAGCTAAAGACAGTAGTGGCAACACCATATTTCATCTGGCTGTCAAGCACaagaaatttgag GCCATGGAGTTCTTAGTTAAGAAAGTGGAAGATGAACTAAAAGGGAAGAACATACGAAAGCCAGCTAACCCGTTAAACACGATAAATGAATGCGGGTACATAACTCTGGACATTCTAGAGGAAATCAAAGCTGACGTACCAGAATTTGACAATGTCAAGGAAATGTTTCGAAAAGCTAATGCCTTGAAAGCTAGTGAAGTCAATCAGGTTGAGTGGTTGTCTAAGAAGCGGGATGCCCTGATGGTGGTTGCATCGCTCATTGCAACCATGGCTTTCCAAGTTGGGGTGAGCCCTCCTGGTGGTTTCTGGCAAGAAAATTCAGCCGACCATAGAGCTGGGGAAGCTGTGATGGCTTTTAACTTCCCAGATTCATATCCACTGTTCCTTCGTGCCAACACAATCAGATTTGTGGCATCAGTAAGCATGATCCTGTTTCTGGTAACTGGATGGCCCTTCAAGAAGAAGTTCTTAATGTGGATCTTGGTGCTAATAATGTGGCTCACTGTTACATCCATGGCGTTTACTTACGCCTTCTCAATTACTGTGATCACCCCGAAAAAGGACAGGGAACCTCTCAGCGACACCCTTTTTATAGCAGTGATAGCTTGGTGCAGTGTGATGGCACTTCTTATAGTAGCTCACACCATTCGCTTGTTGAATCGGTGGTTGAAGATCAGCTAG